The Candidatus Binatus sp. DNA segment CAGCGGTAACGAAAACGACTGGCGGATGCGCGCTAGTCGGTGGACCCATGCTTGCCAAAGAGGTAGGTGGCGAGCGCCTCGTGGCGCGCGGCTTCCTTGCCAGGATGGCTCCGGTAAAGCGTCAGCGACTCGATTCTCGAACTGCCGAATTCGCGATCTTTCATTTCGAGAATTGCCTGGCGCGTTTTTGAAAATCCGCGCAGATTCCGCACCCGTCCGATCGTCAGATGCCCGGTCCAGCGCCGGCTGTCGCGCTCGAATCCGCATTCGACGCTGAGCGCCTCGACGCGCGATGCGAGCGCGCCCAGTTCGGCGCTGTGCAATCCGACCCAAATCGTGCGCGGGCGCTGGAGATTCGGAAACGCACCCACGCCTTCTGCGGCCAGCTCGAACGGATCGGTCTCGAGCGCGAAGTCATGCAGCGCCGCGGTGAGATGCTCGAGGCGATGCGCATCGACCGACGGTCCGAGGAATTTCAGCGTTACGTGCAGGTTTTCGCGCCGGACCCATCGGACGCCGTCGCGCGGGCGGCTTAGCTCCGCGATCGTGGCAGCGACGGAATCCTCGACCTGCGCGCCCATCCGAATCGCGACGAACGCGCGCACCCCGGGATGTCCATGCGACGGAAAGTCGTCGCGAGCGTGTTCGCGCGCATGCCCTTCCGCCCAGTGAACCATCGCCCTTAGCTCGAGAGCGCGTGCTCGACCAGCGGCAATCGATCGTTGCCGAAGAACATCGAGCCCTCGACGAACATCGTGGGCGAGCCGAAGCCGCCGCGCTCGATCAATTCCTCGGTGTTGGCGCGCAGCTTGGCCTTGTATTCCTCGGACCCGATCTTGGCGAAATATTCCTTTTCGTCGAGGCCGACCTGGCGCACGATATCGCGCAGCACGTCGTCCTGGCTGATGTCGCGATTGTCGCCCCAGTAGCTTTCGAACACGCGCCGCGAGTATCTCGAAATGAGATTGTGCTCGTGCGCGACGAACGCGCCGCGCATCGCCTTGACCGAGTTGACCGGGAACACGGTCGGGTTGCCGATCTTGATGCC contains these protein-coding regions:
- the thpR gene encoding RNA 2',3'-cyclic phosphodiesterase yields the protein MVHWAEGHAREHARDDFPSHGHPGVRAFVAIRMGAQVEDSVAATIAELSRPRDGVRWVRRENLHVTLKFLGPSVDAHRLEHLTAALHDFALETDPFELAAEGVGAFPNLQRPRTIWVGLHSAELGALASRVEALSVECGFERDSRRWTGHLTIGRVRNLRGFSKTRQAILEMKDREFGSSRIESLTLYRSHPGKEAARHEALATYLFGKHGSTD
- a CDS encoding 2-hydroxychromene-2-carboxylate isomerase, producing MAKLEFFYDCSSPWTYLAFTKIEEVAHRHRADLVWKPILVGGLFNTVNPSVYESRAKPVPVKAKYYTKDLRDWANFYGIKIGNPTVFPVNSVKAMRGAFVAHEHNLISRYSRRVFESYWGDNRDISQDDVLRDIVRQVGLDEKEYFAKIGSEEYKAKLRANTEELIERGGFGSPTMFVEGSMFFGNDRLPLVEHALSS